The proteins below are encoded in one region of bacterium:
- a CDS encoding AI-2E family transporter — protein MSEGNENTKTPLNPKVPVRSKFEQSLGWIILALLLGSCLLVLRPFVSSLLWAVVLTISSWPLHRRLVNLLGGRRTLAASLMALAMICVILLPFVVVGATLADSVQELAAVTHRWMEAGPPAPPEWLAKVPGIGHQADEYWRTVAADTSKLIEPAKQLIEPVSGWLITGGVVLGLGVFELALSILIAFFLFRDGGRLGEQLNATVTRIAGQRGNHLLEVAVNTVRGVVYGILGTALAQAVMAGIGFAIAGVPGAAMLTLLTFFLSVVPIGPPLIWIPASLWLFYQGASGWGIFMLIWGTGVSSLDNFVKPWLISQGSDMPFLLIFFGCIGGALAFGFIGVFLGPTLLAVGYRLVLEWNTIPLETPMAGIPAAEIQSDSQYEK, from the coding sequence ATGAGCGAAGGCAATGAGAATACGAAGACACCGCTGAACCCAAAGGTTCCAGTGCGGTCAAAATTTGAGCAGAGCCTGGGGTGGATCATTTTGGCGCTGCTCTTGGGCAGTTGCCTGCTGGTGTTGCGGCCCTTTGTTTCGTCCTTGCTGTGGGCGGTGGTGTTGACGATCTCGAGCTGGCCGCTGCATCGCCGGCTGGTCAACCTCCTCGGTGGACGGCGCACCCTCGCCGCATCGCTCATGGCATTGGCTATGATCTGCGTCATCCTGCTCCCTTTCGTCGTGGTCGGGGCCACCCTGGCGGACAGTGTCCAGGAACTGGCGGCGGTCACACATCGCTGGATGGAGGCCGGTCCGCCGGCCCCACCAGAGTGGCTGGCCAAGGTGCCGGGCATCGGGCATCAGGCGGATGAGTACTGGCGGACGGTGGCGGCAGATACCTCCAAGTTGATTGAACCGGCTAAACAGCTGATCGAGCCGGTGAGCGGATGGTTGATCACGGGCGGGGTGGTGCTGGGGCTCGGGGTTTTTGAACTGGCCCTGAGTATTTTGATCGCCTTCTTCCTTTTCCGTGATGGCGGCAGGTTGGGGGAACAGTTGAACGCGACCGTTACGCGGATCGCCGGTCAGCGGGGGAATCATCTCCTTGAAGTCGCCGTCAACACGGTGCGGGGGGTGGTCTATGGAATTTTGGGTACGGCGCTGGCGCAGGCCGTGATGGCGGGAATTGGCTTTGCCATCGCAGGGGTCCCGGGCGCGGCGATGCTCACGCTGTTGACCTTTTTCCTGTCGGTCGTGCCGATCGGGCCGCCCTTGATCTGGATCCCGGCCTCGTTATGGCTGTTTTACCAGGGGGCCTCGGGTTGGGGCATCTTCATGCTGATCTGGGGCACGGGGGTGAGCAGCTTGGATAATTTCGTTAAACCTTGGCTCATCAGCCAGGGCAGCGACATGCCGTTCCTGTTGATCTTCTTTGGCTGTATTGGCGGTGCGTTGGCCTTTGGGTTTATCGGCGTCTTTCTCGGGCCGACCCTTTTGGCGGTGGGCTACCGGTTGGTGCTGGAATGGAACACCATCCCACTTGAGACACCGATGGCCGGCATTCCGGCGGCGGAGATCCAGTCGGATAGTCAGTATGAAAAATAA
- a CDS encoding type II toxin-antitoxin system HipA family toxin, whose amino-acid sequence MIYRIRVWDRSNGDDRPVGEMVCEIAEGGRARSAFRYEHEYLERPEAFALDPVSLPLKSDSFSTDQGLFGIFEDSLPDDWGRNLLIRKHQISRHEQNLPRLLLALGNSGLGALSFTDHAKPPPPVCDISVIYLSALVEAAEKFERGEMQDKELSILLNAGSSPGGARPKAVVVDEESTIHYLAKFPSVKDQVDVVKLEAATMNLAAKAGLAVPCTRLVPCSGKSVLLVQRFDVIPAGRRHMISFQTLLKARGYYQQRYHELLGIVRKYSSNPQEDSERLFRQMVFNAVMGNTDDHLKNFWMVYDHEQGWRLSPAFDLVPDVGRRGEHVLFFDLDPYYPGRKNLGQLGKHWGIRNSESVVEQVFAAVSGWREAFASGGVTDNEIARFKEIDSHLQE is encoded by the coding sequence TTGATTTACCGGATCAGAGTTTGGGATCGTTCGAACGGGGATGATCGGCCGGTTGGGGAGATGGTTTGCGAAATTGCTGAAGGGGGACGGGCAAGAAGTGCGTTTAGATATGAACATGAATATCTTGAGAGGCCTGAGGCCTTCGCACTGGACCCGGTCTCACTCCCCCTGAAGTCTGATTCATTTTCTACTGACCAGGGTCTTTTCGGTATCTTTGAAGACAGTCTCCCTGATGACTGGGGCCGCAATCTTCTCATTCGCAAACACCAGATTTCCCGGCACGAGCAGAACCTGCCGCGACTGCTTTTGGCCCTTGGCAACTCAGGCCTGGGGGCTTTGTCATTCACCGATCATGCCAAGCCGCCTCCCCCTGTTTGTGATATCTCGGTTATCTATCTTTCAGCTCTTGTTGAGGCTGCCGAGAAATTTGAACGTGGCGAGATGCAAGACAAGGAGCTCTCCATACTATTAAACGCAGGAAGTTCGCCTGGAGGTGCCCGGCCAAAAGCAGTGGTGGTGGACGAGGAAAGCACCATTCACTATCTCGCCAAGTTCCCCAGCGTGAAAGATCAAGTGGATGTGGTGAAACTCGAGGCGGCCACCATGAATCTGGCCGCGAAGGCGGGACTGGCGGTTCCCTGTACCCGCCTCGTCCCATGTTCAGGAAAATCCGTGCTCCTGGTTCAGAGGTTTGACGTTATTCCTGCCGGACGCCGGCATATGATCAGTTTTCAGACCCTGCTGAAGGCCCGTGGATATTATCAACAGCGTTACCATGAGTTATTGGGAATCGTGCGCAAATACAGCAGCAACCCACAGGAGGATTCAGAGCGACTCTTCCGTCAGATGGTCTTTAATGCCGTAATGGGTAACACGGATGACCACCTGAAGAATTTCTGGATGGTGTACGATCACGAGCAGGGGTGGCGCCTCTCGCCCGCTTTCGATCTTGTTCCCGATGTCGGGAGGCGGGGTGAACATGTCCTGTTTTTCGACCTCGATCCATATTATCCCGGTCGGAAAAACCTTGGACAGTTGGGGAAACATTGGGGCATCCGTAACTCGGAGAGTGTGGTGGAACAGGTGTTTGCTGCGGTGTCCGGGTGGAGAGAAGCGTTCGCAAGCGGCGGTGTTACGGATAATGAAATCGCCCGCTTCAAGGAGATCGATTCACATCTGCAGGAGTAG
- the ppk2 gene encoding polyphosphate kinase 2 codes for MKKEKSCGNENKLKRKKYGKELRKLQGELCKLQEWVKHKGLRVVIVFEGRDAAGKGGTIKALTERVSPRVFRVVALPAPSDREKTQMYMQRYMKHFPAAGEVVIFDRSWYNRAGVELVMGFCTKEQHQHFLERCPEMEQYILDGGIQLIKIWLEVGDKEQKRRFEARLEDPLRQWKLSAMDLPSRRKWFEYSRARDSMLKATDTKHAPWYILRSDDKKRARLNCLSHILGLIPYKKVPHENVDLPKRSMKGAYDDVASLKGRKFVVEKY; via the coding sequence ATGAAAAAAGAGAAGTCATGCGGTAATGAAAATAAACTCAAACGCAAGAAATACGGAAAGGAGCTCCGCAAACTCCAAGGTGAGTTATGCAAGCTCCAGGAATGGGTTAAACACAAGGGCCTGCGGGTGGTTATCGTGTTCGAGGGGCGGGATGCCGCCGGTAAAGGCGGTACCATCAAGGCGCTCACCGAACGCGTCAGCCCGCGCGTGTTCCGGGTGGTGGCGTTGCCTGCGCCGTCCGACCGCGAGAAGACCCAGATGTACATGCAGCGGTACATGAAGCATTTCCCGGCGGCAGGCGAGGTGGTGATATTCGACCGCAGTTGGTACAATCGTGCCGGCGTCGAGCTCGTGATGGGGTTCTGCACCAAGGAACAACACCAGCACTTTCTTGAGCGATGTCCGGAGATGGAGCAGTACATTCTGGACGGGGGAATCCAGCTCATCAAGATCTGGCTGGAGGTCGGCGACAAGGAGCAGAAGCGCCGGTTCGAAGCCCGTCTGGAGGATCCGTTGCGCCAGTGGAAGCTCAGTGCCATGGATCTGCCCTCGCGCCGCAAGTGGTTCGAGTATTCGCGCGCGCGGGATTCGATGCTGAAAGCGACGGATACCAAACACGCGCCCTGGTACATCCTGCGCTCCGATGACAAGAAACGCGCCCGGCTGAACTGCCTCTCCCATATTCTGGGCCTCATTCCCTACAAGAAAGTCCCGCATGAAAATGTCGATTTGCCCAAACGGTCGATGAAGGGCGCCTACGACGATGTTGCTTCGTTGAAGGGGCGGAAGTTTGTGGTCGAGAAGTATTGA
- a CDS encoding DUF6036 family nucleotidyltransferase, with the protein MNRRQLEHILRASGSISGCRELVIIGSQALLGACPDAPLELLTSMEADLYPAEEPGKAELIDGCIGELSPFHETFGYYAHGVGPETATLPSGWKVRLVRVENENTGGTIGWCLSPVDLAVSKLLAGRPKDLDFVRQLLRLGIVTQAAIQKVIPELSKDQAAHVNLCLPQ; encoded by the coding sequence ATGAACCGAAGGCAGCTTGAGCACATTCTCCGGGCAAGCGGGAGTATTTCCGGATGCCGCGAATTGGTGATCATCGGAAGTCAGGCGCTTCTGGGCGCCTGCCCCGATGCTCCCCTTGAACTCCTGACTTCTATGGAGGCGGATCTCTATCCCGCAGAGGAGCCTGGGAAAGCGGAACTCATTGATGGGTGCATTGGTGAGTTGTCCCCGTTCCATGAGACATTTGGGTATTATGCCCATGGGGTTGGCCCCGAGACAGCCACCTTGCCGTCAGGTTGGAAGGTACGCCTGGTGCGAGTGGAAAACGAAAATACCGGCGGAACCATTGGGTGGTGCCTTTCTCCGGTGGATTTGGCGGTCAGCAAATTGCTTGCAGGCAGACCCAAGGATCTCGATTTTGTCCGGCAACTGCTACGATTGGGCATCGTGACCCAGGCGGCGATCCAGAAGGTGATTCCTGAACTTTCAAAGGATCAGGCCGCCCATGTCAATCTGTGTCTGCCACAATAA
- the rpsA gene encoding 30S ribosomal protein S1, whose amino-acid sequence MSQMYEETLKTFTEGSIIPGKVLEVRGDGVLVDIGYKSEGMIHASEFPDITAVQPGDVFNVLLEGIEDDEGMVMLSKSRAEQQEHWNQVLDTYKEGSIVNGDVRSRVKGGFIVDVGGVESFLPGSQVDVTPVHDPDALVGKTLEFKIIKINDDRRNIVLSRRELMEDRRRDRKRELLTEIKVGQVRKGSVKNITDFGVFVDLDGMDGLLHITDMSWGRINHPTELVKVGDELEVVILDVNLEKERVSLGLKQRSNNPWENIQAKYPVGSRLRGKVVNLVPYGAFVEIEQGVEGLVHVSEISWTKRIARASDVLTVGQEVDVVVLNVNREEQKIALGIRQTEENPWDGVRMRYPIGARVSGKVRNLTSYGAFVELEEGIDGMVHVSDMSWTRKINHPSEVLKKGEEVAAVVLEVDPDNQRISLGLKQAQEDPWSTIAARLKIGQMVKGKVTKLASFGAFVEIEEGIDGLVHISQISDDRVEKVKDVLKVGQEVEARIVRIDQVDRKIGLSIKAASVSDEDFVVKDEMLEGLRPGEDLVDLAGAFDAAFGARDEEWRPGEKSGGRDK is encoded by the coding sequence ATGTCTCAGATGTACGAAGAAACCCTGAAAACATTCACCGAGGGATCGATTATTCCTGGCAAAGTCCTGGAAGTCCGCGGGGATGGAGTCCTTGTGGACATCGGGTACAAATCCGAGGGTATGATTCACGCGAGTGAATTCCCGGATATCACCGCGGTCCAACCCGGTGATGTGTTTAATGTCCTGCTCGAGGGCATTGAAGATGACGAAGGTATGGTCATGCTCAGCAAGAGCCGGGCCGAACAGCAGGAACACTGGAACCAGGTCCTGGATACCTACAAGGAAGGCAGCATCGTCAATGGTGATGTCCGTAGTCGCGTCAAGGGCGGATTCATCGTGGATGTGGGCGGCGTGGAATCCTTCCTCCCCGGTTCACAGGTGGATGTCACCCCGGTTCATGATCCGGATGCCCTCGTCGGCAAGACACTCGAATTCAAGATTATCAAGATCAATGACGATCGCCGCAACATCGTGTTGTCGCGCCGCGAGCTGATGGAAGACCGTCGCCGCGACCGCAAACGCGAATTGCTGACCGAGATCAAGGTCGGCCAGGTCCGCAAGGGCTCGGTCAAGAACATCACCGACTTCGGTGTGTTCGTCGATCTCGACGGTATGGACGGCTTGCTGCATATCACCGATATGAGCTGGGGCCGCATCAACCACCCGACCGAACTGGTCAAGGTGGGCGATGAGCTCGAAGTCGTCATCCTGGATGTCAATCTGGAGAAGGAACGCGTTTCACTCGGCTTGAAGCAGCGGAGCAACAACCCCTGGGAGAACATCCAGGCGAAGTATCCCGTGGGCAGCCGTCTGCGTGGCAAAGTGGTCAACCTGGTTCCTTATGGCGCGTTCGTCGAAATCGAACAGGGCGTCGAAGGCCTGGTCCACGTCTCCGAAATTTCCTGGACCAAGCGGATTGCCCGCGCGTCCGATGTCCTCACCGTGGGACAGGAAGTCGATGTCGTGGTGCTCAACGTCAACCGCGAGGAGCAGAAGATCGCACTGGGTATCCGTCAGACCGAGGAGAATCCCTGGGATGGCGTCCGGATGCGTTATCCGATCGGTGCCCGCGTCAGCGGCAAGGTGCGCAACCTGACCTCCTATGGTGCCTTCGTGGAACTCGAAGAGGGCATTGATGGAATGGTGCACGTCTCGGATATGTCCTGGACCCGCAAGATCAACCACCCCTCCGAAGTCCTGAAGAAGGGCGAGGAAGTGGCGGCCGTGGTGCTGGAAGTCGATCCCGACAACCAACGCATCAGCCTCGGTCTCAAGCAGGCGCAGGAAGATCCGTGGTCGACGATTGCCGCCCGCCTTAAAATTGGCCAGATGGTCAAGGGTAAGGTCACCAAGCTGGCGTCCTTCGGCGCCTTCGTGGAGATCGAGGAAGGCATTGACGGACTCGTTCATATCTCACAGATCAGCGATGATCGCGTTGAGAAGGTGAAGGATGTGCTCAAGGTCGGCCAGGAAGTGGAAGCCCGTATCGTCCGTATTGACCAGGTGGATCGCAAGATCGGCCTGAGCATCAAGGCGGCGAGCGTGTCTGATGAAGACTTTGTCGTGAAAGACGAGATGCTCGAAGGGCTTCGCCCGGGTGAGGATCTGGTTGATCTGGCCGGTGCCTTCGACGCCGCCTTTGGCGCGCGTGATGAGGAATGGCGCCCGGGTGAGAAATCCGGCGGCAGAGACAAGTAA
- the tyrS gene encoding tyrosine--tRNA ligase — protein sequence MTNAIDVLKGRGLFDAVTSPEIMKQVESPTAVYAGFDPTSNSLQVGNFVTIMGLAHFQRAGHKVIALAGGATGMIGDPSGKSSERNLLSHEDVERNLVGVKENLSRFLDFDCKTAPAKIVNNHDWIGRFSYVEFLRDVGKHFRMGTMLGKESVRARMESDAGMSYCEFSYQLIQAYDFLHLWDTEACRIQIGGSDQWGNITAGTDLIRKLRGGEAFGMTFPIICDSSGQKFGKSAGNAVYLDHRRTSYYDFYQFFVRTEDADVIRFLKIFTFLPLSQIEEIAREMAAAPEKRLAQKTLAEDMTRTIHGAEGLAIAQRASEVLFGGSMEGMKAEELIAVFANVPSRELPLASIKEAGLLDVAVAAGLCKSKGDARRLVTEGGFYVNNVRMTDAAMRISGDMLIEGRVMVMRAGKKNYCLVKGV from the coding sequence ATGACGAATGCGATTGATGTGTTGAAGGGGCGGGGCCTGTTTGATGCCGTGACCAGCCCGGAGATTATGAAGCAGGTGGAATCGCCCACCGCGGTGTATGCCGGTTTTGATCCCACCTCCAATAGTTTGCAGGTCGGGAATTTCGTCACCATCATGGGCCTGGCTCATTTCCAACGGGCGGGCCATAAAGTGATCGCACTGGCCGGTGGCGCCACCGGGATGATCGGCGATCCGTCCGGAAAATCCAGCGAGCGGAACCTCCTGTCGCACGAGGATGTCGAACGCAACCTGGTGGGCGTGAAGGAGAACCTGTCGCGTTTCCTTGATTTTGACTGTAAAACCGCGCCGGCCAAGATTGTGAACAACCACGACTGGATCGGGCGGTTCAGCTACGTCGAATTCCTGCGTGACGTAGGTAAGCACTTCCGGATGGGCACCATGCTGGGCAAGGAGAGCGTCCGGGCCCGCATGGAGAGTGACGCCGGCATGAGCTACTGTGAGTTCAGCTACCAGCTGATCCAGGCCTATGATTTCCTGCACCTGTGGGATACTGAAGCGTGCCGGATCCAGATCGGCGGCTCGGACCAGTGGGGGAATATCACCGCAGGCACGGACTTGATCCGCAAATTGCGCGGGGGCGAAGCCTTCGGGATGACCTTCCCGATCATCTGTGACAGCAGCGGCCAGAAGTTCGGCAAGAGTGCCGGCAATGCGGTCTACCTGGATCATCGCCGCACCTCGTATTATGACTTCTACCAGTTCTTTGTCCGGACGGAGGATGCGGATGTGATCCGGTTCCTTAAGATTTTCACCTTTCTGCCTTTGAGCCAGATCGAGGAAATTGCCCGCGAAATGGCGGCCGCACCGGAAAAACGACTGGCCCAGAAAACCCTCGCGGAAGATATGACCCGGACCATCCACGGGGCCGAAGGGCTGGCGATTGCGCAGCGGGCCAGCGAGGTGTTGTTCGGGGGCTCCATGGAGGGCATGAAGGCGGAAGAGTTGATCGCGGTGTTTGCCAACGTGCCGTCGCGTGAACTGCCCCTGGCCTCCATCAAGGAGGCTGGTCTGCTGGATGTGGCCGTGGCCGCAGGGTTGTGCAAGAGCAAGGGCGACGCCCGCCGGTTGGTGACGGAGGGGGGATTCTACGTGAACAACGTCCGGATGACCGACGCCGCGATGCGGATCAGCGGTGACATGCTGATCGAGGGACGCGTCATGGTGATGCGTGCCGGGAAGAAGAACTACTGCCTCGTCAAGGGGGTCTGA
- a CDS encoding alpha/beta hydrolase, with translation MKASQLGKRWLACLAGLVLLMAGGCATPVGVTSLGRNDAYDQIDRSALNSSDYTTATAAVLHRHNLEALQAKSSARCLIQLHQIAVNDSRRDTLFALSELSFLLGKEDRTIKVSGRVLKPENFFAASAVYAYLFLLGRGEEAPPDAYDRRYRLACDFYNRSLGIIIALREGKSGSGDHEWLLPVGSIVIRRGTGSDFDLPLRENETYVSADRFQIHGLSVRNRNAGLGSPIVIVSPKTVDTTVSKSSSATVFLRIEGTLADMEAGKLRGKVELFSAFVRDHVDVDGTRVPLEQDLTTQIAYTLNNPAYWQIEKLLFRLGKAPIAPGIYPVQPYQAGKIPVLFVHGTMSSPVWWAEMWNTLMGDPKLREKYQFWFYLYDSAKPVGQSAVHLRDSIESLVKTLDPEGKDPMLRQMVVIGHSQGGLLTKLTATHTGEALVQAVTGKLLADLKLSPGEEKMVRQLTVFEPLPEVKRVIFISTPHRGSYQAGDFVRKLARRFLDLPKQALETTSEMLKLVKKVSPDAKLASTSLDTMATDNSAILALAEIPVSPSIKAHSIIAVKGDAIPPAGGDGVVKYTSAHIAGVESELIVRSGHSCQGTPVAIEEVRRILLKHVGEVESGRVSSSQPAP, from the coding sequence ATGAAAGCATCACAACTTGGAAAACGATGGTTAGCCTGCCTGGCAGGGCTGGTTCTTTTAATGGCTGGCGGCTGTGCGACACCGGTTGGTGTGACTTCGTTGGGACGGAATGACGCGTATGATCAGATTGACCGGAGCGCGCTCAATTCGTCGGATTACACCACGGCAACGGCCGCGGTTCTGCATCGCCATAACTTGGAGGCGCTTCAGGCTAAGTCATCTGCCCGCTGCCTGATCCAATTGCATCAGATCGCGGTCAACGACTCTCGCCGAGATACGCTTTTTGCGTTATCAGAACTCTCGTTCCTGCTGGGCAAGGAGGATCGCACCATCAAGGTGTCGGGACGGGTTTTGAAACCGGAGAACTTCTTCGCCGCATCGGCGGTTTACGCCTACCTGTTTCTTTTAGGGAGGGGGGAGGAAGCGCCACCTGATGCCTACGACCGCCGATACCGCCTGGCTTGCGATTTCTATAACCGGAGTCTCGGTATTATCATTGCTCTCCGCGAAGGCAAGAGCGGTTCCGGAGATCATGAATGGCTTTTGCCGGTGGGCAGCATCGTGATTCGCCGTGGGACGGGTTCTGATTTTGATTTGCCCTTGAGGGAAAATGAAACCTATGTGTCGGCGGATCGTTTTCAGATTCATGGACTTTCGGTTCGCAATCGTAATGCGGGATTGGGTTCACCTATCGTGATCGTAAGCCCAAAGACCGTGGATACGACCGTTTCTAAAAGCTCGTCGGCCACAGTGTTTCTGCGCATAGAGGGGACTCTGGCTGATATGGAGGCGGGGAAACTTCGGGGGAAGGTGGAGCTTTTTTCTGCTTTTGTCCGTGACCATGTTGACGTGGATGGCACCCGGGTTCCCCTCGAACAGGACCTGACCACGCAAATTGCCTATACCCTGAACAATCCGGCCTACTGGCAAATTGAGAAGCTGTTATTCCGCCTTGGCAAAGCGCCGATCGCGCCCGGCATTTATCCCGTGCAACCTTATCAGGCAGGGAAGATTCCCGTTTTATTTGTACATGGCACTATGAGTAGTCCTGTCTGGTGGGCCGAAATGTGGAACACCCTGATGGGTGATCCGAAACTGCGCGAAAAATATCAATTCTGGTTCTATCTATACGACAGTGCCAAACCTGTCGGGCAATCTGCCGTACATCTCCGGGATTCCATCGAATCCCTGGTCAAAACATTGGACCCTGAGGGTAAAGACCCGATGCTCCGGCAGATGGTCGTCATCGGCCATAGTCAAGGTGGGTTGCTGACGAAGTTGACGGCTACGCACACGGGTGAGGCGCTGGTTCAGGCGGTGACAGGCAAGTTACTGGCTGATCTCAAGCTCTCGCCTGGCGAAGAAAAAATGGTGCGCCAGCTTACGGTCTTTGAACCCCTGCCGGAGGTCAAGCGAGTGATCTTTATCTCCACCCCGCACCGGGGAAGTTATCAGGCTGGAGATTTTGTCAGGAAGTTGGCGCGTCGTTTCCTGGATTTACCCAAGCAAGCGTTGGAAACCACTTCCGAGATGTTGAAGCTGGTTAAAAAAGTCTCCCCCGATGCGAAGCTGGCCTCGACGAGTCTCGATACCATGGCGACGGACAATTCCGCAATATTGGCATTGGCCGAAATTCCCGTTTCACCTTCTATCAAAGCCCATTCCATTATTGCGGTTAAGGGGGATGCCATTCCTCCTGCCGGCGGGGATGGGGTAGTAAAATACACTAGTGCGCATATAGCAGGTGTCGAGTCTGAACTGATCGTGCGCAGCGGGCACAGTTGTCAGGGAACCCCGGTGGCCATTGAAGAGGTCCGGCGGATTTTGCTTAAGCACGTCGGGGAAGTTGAAAGCGGAAGGGTGTCATCCTCCCAACCTGCCCCGTGA
- a CDS encoding outer membrane beta-barrel protein yields the protein MKKKALVLLALVGLAGTARADSGWGVGGSYWAPDKLDAAGGIGAKISLEIAPHAVLDLGSTWFESFEDKSGNSTTSLDIIPLDIGLSFVTGTRPVDVYVKGGYTYYNIDGSIYTDGRKQDVSFGDSSGFYAGIGLEVPLSEHPDVTGATRITFLVEGLYRYISIDEIATRGDSYVGGAVGGPCVNAGFMLRW from the coding sequence GTGAAAAAAAAGGCATTAGTTTTATTGGCCTTGGTTGGCCTTGCTGGGACGGCCCGTGCGGACAGTGGCTGGGGGGTTGGCGGATCCTATTGGGCCCCCGACAAACTGGATGCGGCGGGAGGCATCGGGGCTAAAATTTCATTGGAAATCGCGCCCCATGCCGTGCTCGATCTTGGCAGCACCTGGTTCGAATCGTTCGAGGATAAATCGGGAAATTCCACCACGTCGCTGGACATCATTCCGCTGGATATCGGGTTGAGTTTTGTTACCGGCACGAGACCGGTCGACGTGTACGTGAAGGGCGGTTACACCTATTACAACATTGATGGGTCGATCTATACGGACGGACGGAAGCAAGATGTGAGCTTTGGCGATTCAAGCGGGTTTTATGCCGGCATCGGGCTCGAAGTACCGTTGAGCGAGCATCCGGATGTCACAGGGGCCACCCGGATCACCTTTTTGGTGGAAGGCCTTTACCGGTATATTTCGATAGATGAAATCGCCACCCGGGGCGATAGTTACGTGGGCGGCGCGGTGGGTGGCCCCTGCGTCAATGCCGGCTTCATGCTCCGCTGGTGA